Part of the Deferrivibrio essentukiensis genome is shown below.
TTGCTGCTTTTATTGAGCGAGGCTTTGAGTTTTTAAAAGATGGTGGATTCGAAGCTATGATTACTATGCAAAGTTGGATGTTTTTAAGTAGTTATGAAAAATTGAGAAATAAAATCTTAAAAAATTATCAGATAGTAAATATGGTTGATATGGGTTGGCATGCATTTGGCAATCCATCTTATCCAAGTACTGCTTTTGTGATAAGGAAATGTAAGCCTGGAGATACACTTGGGTAATTTTAAAGAAGTATTTGAACAAGCTAAATTAGAACTACCAGTATTTGAAGAAAACAAAAAATTAATATGTGAGGAAGTGTTACCTGTTATTTTTATCGCTCAGATAAATAATTTTGAAGTTGATAATATTAAATTAAAAGGTAAAAATTCTAATAAAAAATTTTTTAAGGAAATAGCGAACTTAGAAAAAAAACATAAAGTAAAATTTATTGTAGCTAAATCATCAGACGCAATTACTATGTCAGTAAATAATATAACAAATACAATTATTTTTACTTCTTGTAGTAATGTTAAATATCAATCATTGCTCAAAAGGTTGAGAAATGCTTTTTTTCATAACAATTTTAGTATTCAAAATAATTTTATTTACTTAAAAGATATAAATATAAGAAATAAGCGTAAACCAACGATGCTTGGAAAAATGAAATTGAACACATTTGTAGAGCTTATTGAAATTTTATTAAAATATATAAATAATCAGGAGTAACCTATGCCTACATTTATCAGATTGACATATTACAACAGCAGTGAAGAAAAAGAGAAAGGTTTTTTTGAACCTAAAAATAGGTATGTGGCAAAACAGGAAGATTTTGAGAAGATTCCAGGGAATCCTATTGCATATTGGATAAGTAATAGGATTAAAAAGATTTTTGAGAAAAGTGAAAAATTAAAAAATTTATCTGTTTTAAAAAGTGGAAAATCTACTAATGGTAAAAATGAAGAATTTTTCAGATATTGGTTTGAATGTAATTTTAATAATATTTTTTTTCATGCAACCAAATATGGTGAAAATTATATTGAAAACTTTATTCCATTAAATAAAGGTGGATCTTTTAGAAAATGGTATGGAAACAATGAATATGTAACAAATAAAAAATTTGCTTATAATGATTCTTTTCTATTTAAAAAAGGATTGACTTGGAGTGATGTAACATCAGGTAAATTTAGTGCAAGATTAAAACAACATGGGATTGTTTCTAATAATGTTGGAAAGATGTTATATGTTATTAAAGAAACACAAGAGAATAGCATATTAGGATTATTAAACACAAACATTATTAATGAATTATTAAAAATAATCATACCTACAATGCATTTCGATGTAGGATATGTATCAGAACTTCCAGTCATATTTCCAAAAGAAGAATCAGAAAAACAAATTATCGATAAATTAACCCAAGAATGCATAGACATCTCAAAAGAAGATTGGGACAGCAGAGAAACATCTTGGGACTTCCGAACCAATGAGTTGGTTCGAATTATGAATTATGAATTTTTAATGTTGAATGAAAGCAAGAAAAATAATTCAAAATCCAAGATTCAAAATTTAACATTAGAAACGATTTATAATCGTTATTGCGATTATTGGAAAGAAAAGTTTTTTAAACTTCATTCAAATGAAGAAGAGTTAAATAGACTATTTATAGAAATATATGAGCTTCAAGATGAGCTTACTCCGGATGTGCCCCTTGAAGATATTACAATTTTAAAGCAAGAAACAAAGATTGTAGATGGAAAGCTTATCTTTAACACTGATGAAATTGTTAAACAGTTTATCTCTTATGCTGTTGGCTGTATGTTTGGTAGATATTCACTGGATCACGAAGGTTTACATATCGCCGATATCGAAGTAAGCATAGAAGAAGCAAATTCAAAATTCAACATTCAACATTCAACATTTACTATAGATGATGATAACATTATACCTGCATTTGAATTTGATTTTTTTGAAGATGATATTTTTAAAAGATTTAAAGAGTTTTTAAAGATTACTTTTTCAGAAGAAACATTATATGAAAATCTATCATTTATAGCAAATGCACTTGGTAAAAAATCAAATGAATCAGATGAAGATGTTATTAGAAGATATTTCCATAAAGAATTTTATAGTGATCATGTGAGTAGGTATAATAAAAGACCTATTTACTGGATGTTTAGCTCCAATCCAAAGGGTGCCGGTGCTTTTAATGTATTAATTTATATGCATAGATATTATCCTGGTATTGTTGCTAAAATAAGGACAGATTATCTTCACCCTTACATGGAAAAACTTGAATCAGAGAAAAATAGACTTCAGCAATCAATCGATAACAATGTATTAAGCGGGCAAACATTAAAAAAAGCACAAAATACGATAGATAAGATAGAAAAATATTTAATTGAGCTAAGAGAATACGATGTAAGACTAAAACATTATGCAGACAAGATGATAAAAATTGACTTGGATGATGGTGTAAAAGTAAACTATTGTAAATTTCAAGATATATTAGTTGTGTTTGATAATAAATTATGCAAGTAACAAAAATCAGAGGGTTAGTTTAATGGATATAAGAGAGAAGCTGTTAGATAAATTTTCACGAAGTCGTATTGTTTTTTGGTTTGATGAAGAAGGTAATTTTAAAGATGATATTGAAAATTTAAATTTAGAAGATGTTAATATTTGTAAAGTAGAAAACAATGAATTTTATTTGAAATATTTAATTGAAAAAGAAAAACCTTTAGATAAATTTTTGCTTTATTATAATTCAGCTCAGCCACCTATAGAAAAAAACTGGTTAGCTGATATTTTGCTTTATTCCGATGTATTTTTTGCTGACCACAAATCTTTAATTAAAGATGAATTAAATGTTAGATTTGCAGAATTTGATTATTTATATAATGATTATAGGACATTTTTTAATAATAAAAAACGCCTTAGTAAATTAAAATCATATCTTTCTGAAGAACCTAATTATAAGGAATTATCATTAGGAATGATTGCTACTGTAATAAACGCTGCAAAAAATGATTTGGAAGCTGTATTATTTAAAATTTTTGAAAACGGATTGGATGAAGAAGACAATGAAGCATTAGAGCAGTTGGCAAAATATAATCTTGACTTAATGCTTTATAAAATTATCAAAGAGCATTTTAAAATTAAAAGTGAAGAAATAACACTTATAAAATTTGCATTATTGTTAGTTTGCTCTCATATTTTGCTTACAGCACCTCAACTTGTGAAACAAAATTTATTTAATGAGTATATTGAATCTTTTGAAGGAAAAGGTCTGCAGGTTGCCGGGCATTTTGTTGAAGAATGGCTATATAACTCTAAACATAATCACTTATATTCTGAAATTTCACAATATGTTGATAATAAAGCAAACCTATCTCAAAAACTGGTAAATTTAAATCTTGGTGATTTAGCTGATGTTTACTCTCTGGAAAATATTGAAAATATTATCTTAGATAAAATGGCAAAAGAGGATATAGAAGATAATATTGAGTATTATTTAGATATAATAGAAAAAAGAAAGCAAAGTTTTTGGTGGGAAATTTATCAAAATACTTACTTATCTATAGAGTATTATTTGAAATTTGAAAAATCTCTCATTGCTATGCATCCTGATGCTGATAAAATTGAAAATTTAGTATCGTCTTATACTACAAAGTTACATTCAATAGATATAAATTATAGAAAGTTTATTTATTACTATAAAAACGGAAACAATGATTTACTATTAGATTATTACAAGAAACTTGAAAATAAGTATTATAATTTTATTAACTTACTAAATTCAAAATGGGATAATTTATTAACATATGATTTTATAAATGATAATTCACATAATCAAGTCAGTTTTTACAAAAAATTTATAGAAGAACGAATAGAAAAAAGTGAGAGAGTTTGTGTTATAATATCTGA
Proteins encoded:
- the pglX gene encoding BREX-1 system adenine-specific DNA-methyltransferase PglX; the encoded protein is MPTFIRLTYYNSSEEKEKGFFEPKNRYVAKQEDFEKIPGNPIAYWISNRIKKIFEKSEKLKNLSVLKSGKSTNGKNEEFFRYWFECNFNNIFFHATKYGENYIENFIPLNKGGSFRKWYGNNEYVTNKKFAYNDSFLFKKGLTWSDVTSGKFSARLKQHGIVSNNVGKMLYVIKETQENSILGLLNTNIINELLKIIIPTMHFDVGYVSELPVIFPKEESEKQIIDKLTQECIDISKEDWDSRETSWDFRTNELVRIMNYEFLMLNESKKNNSKSKIQNLTLETIYNRYCDYWKEKFFKLHSNEEELNRLFIEIYELQDELTPDVPLEDITILKQETKIVDGKLIFNTDEIVKQFISYAVGCMFGRYSLDHEGLHIADIEVSIEEANSKFNIQHSTFTIDDDNIIPAFEFDFFEDDIFKRFKEFLKITFSEETLYENLSFIANALGKKSNESDEDVIRRYFHKEFYSDHVSRYNKRPIYWMFSSNPKGAGAFNVLIYMHRYYPGIVAKIRTDYLHPYMEKLESEKNRLQQSIDNNVLSGQTLKKAQNTIDKIEKYLIELREYDVRLKHYADKMIKIDLDDGVKVNYCKFQDILVVFDNKLCK
- the pglZ gene encoding BREX-1 system phosphatase PglZ type A, coding for MDIREKLLDKFSRSRIVFWFDEEGNFKDDIENLNLEDVNICKVENNEFYLKYLIEKEKPLDKFLLYYNSAQPPIEKNWLADILLYSDVFFADHKSLIKDELNVRFAEFDYLYNDYRTFFNNKKRLSKLKSYLSEEPNYKELSLGMIATVINAAKNDLEAVLFKIFENGLDEEDNEALEQLAKYNLDLMLYKIIKEHFKIKSEEITLIKFALLLVCSHILLTAPQLVKQNLFNEYIESFEGKGLQVAGHFVEEWLYNSKHNHLYSEISQYVDNKANLSQKLVNLNLGDLADVYSLENIENIILDKMAKEDIEDNIEYYLDIIEKRKQSFWWEIYQNTYLSIEYYLKFEKSLIAMHPDADKIENLVSSYTTKLHSIDINYRKFIYYYKNGNNDLLLDYYKKLENKYYNFINLLNSKWDNLLTYDFINDNSHNQVSFYKKFIEERIEKSERVCVIISDALRYEIGCELVDALSLNADRLKVDLDYLVANIPTITTVGMASLLPHNKIEIKDDGSVLVDDKPATNTKMRNDLLVTFNNNSLAITEEDVNSLTTSQLKDLFKGKNLIFIYQNIIDKIGDDNVSEGNVFNAVEQCLGSLEKIIKKLGSSNITNIIITSDHGFIYIDSKIEEHLKIDFPFDKSKISLNPRYVLGDNIQPIANSHYFEKIDNGEIKRNNILIPKNMLRFKSTNGASKRFLHGGVSLQELILPLIKIRHTKKQSKRSVDFEMISPTKNIITSNNPKFKFLQSEPISKDVLPLKIKVGVYDSNNNLLSSVGLVNFDANSEDINDRTKVLTLKLKPISFDKDKTYRLKFYDEDNEVLIKEYDFKINILISNDFF